A genomic stretch from Helianthus annuus cultivar XRQ/B chromosome 1, HanXRQr2.0-SUNRISE, whole genome shotgun sequence includes:
- the LOC118480164 gene encoding 2-alkenal reductase (NADP(+)-dependent)-like: protein MEEVRNQQIILQNYVNGFPKESDMLLITSSAINLNLPEASNAVLLKNLYLSCDPYMRGRMSKSQGSYFDSFTPGSPIGGLGVAKVVDSTHSNFKKGDLVWGGIRWEEYSIINDPQILFKIEDTDVPLSYYTGILGMPGLTAYVGFYEICAPKKGEYVFVSAASGAVGQLVGQFAKLSGCYVVGSAGTKEKVDLLKNKFGFDEAFNYKEEQDLDAALKRYFPDGIDIYFENVGGKMLEAVLSNMRINGRISVCGMISQYNLEQGEGVHNLSQLIAKDVRMQGFLVSRYFHMLPKYFEMIMPLIKQGKICYIEDFAEGLESAPAALVGLFSGRNVGKQVVAVARE from the exons ATGGAAGAAGTGAGAAATCAACAGATTATACTCCAGAATTACGTCAATGGCTTCCCAAAGGAATCCGACATGCTCCTCATTACTTCCTCCGCCATCAACCTCAACCTTCCAGAAGCTTCTAACGCCGTCCTCCTCAAAAACCTTTATCTCTCATGCGATCCGTACATGCGTGGTAGAATGAGCAAATCTCAAGGCAGTTACTTTGATTCCTTCACTCCTGGTTCG CCTATAGGGGGACTTGGAGTAGCGAAAGTAGTCGATTCTACACACTCGAATTTTAAGAAAGGTGACTTAGTTTGGGGAGGGATTAGATGGGAGGAATACAGCATTATTAATGATCCTCAGATTCTATTCAAGATTGAAGATACTGATGTGCCTCTATCCTATTATACAGGCATTCTTG GTATGCCTGGGTTGACCGCTTATGTTGGTTTCTACGAGATTTGTGCTCCAAAGAAAGGAGAGTATGTCTTTGTTTCAGCAGCTTCGGGTGCAGTTGGTCAGCTCGTTGGTCAATTTGCAAAGTTGTCAGGATGTTATGTCGTTGGCAGTGCTGGTACAAAAGAAAAG GTTGATCTGTTGAAGAACAAATTTGGATTTGATGAGGCTTTTAACTACAAGGAAGAGCAAGATCTAGATGCAGCTCTAAAGAG GTACTTTCCCGATGGAATCGATATATACTTTGAGAACGTCGGGGGAAAGATGTTGGAGGCGGTACTCTCAAACATGAGAATAAATGGTCGGATTTCAGTTTGCGGAATGATCTCACAGTACAATCTCGAGCAAGGGGAGGGGGTGCACAACCTATCTCAACTAATAGCAAAAGACGTGCGCATGCAAGGCTTCTTAGTGTCCCGTTACTTTCACATGCTCCCAAAGTATTTTGAAATGATTATGCCTTTGATCAAACAGGGGAAGATTTGTTACATTGAAGACTTTGCAGAAGGGCTCGAGAGTGCGCCTGCGGCTTTGGTTGGGCTGTTTTCTGGCAGAAATGTCGGGAAACAAGTGGTGGCTGTGGCTCGTGAATGA